DNA sequence from the Lysinibacillus sp. OF-1 genome:
TGGATGTGACGGTACAGGCACAAATTTTAAAGCTGATGCTGAAAATGAAGAAAGACCATCAGTCGGCCATCTTATTTATTACACATGATATGAGTGTTGTTGCAGAAACAGCCGATCGTGTCATGGTGATGTATGCAGGGCAAATTGTCGAGGAAGCTCCAGTGAGAGAGCTCTTTTTAAATCCGCAGCATCCTTATACAACTGCTCTCTTAAAAACGATGCCTAGCCTTGATTCAGATGTCAAAAGGCTGCCGTCGATCCCTGGCACCGTACCACCAGCGTATGCATTGCCTGATGGCTGTCGCTTTGCCCCACGCTGTCCACATGCGATGGCACATTGTCATGTGGAGCAACCGGCTATCCATTACATTCAAGAGGCACATAAAGTACGCTGTCATTTATTCACAGAGAAAGGGGAGCTGGCTCATGATGGAGAAAGAAGTTTTGCTGGAAATTAATCATTTAAAAGCCTACTTTCCTGTGAAACGCAAATCGATGAAGGAAGAAAAAAAGGTCATCAAGGCGGTTGACGATATTTCAATAGAGATTTTTAGAGGAGAAACATTGGGCATTGTAGGAGAATCAGGCTCAGGCAAATCAACCTTTGGGCGAACGATTTTAAAGCTCGTTGAACCAACAGCAGGGGAAGTATTGTATAAAGGGCAGCCAATCCAGCATTTAAAGGGCAGTAAGCTACAAAGTTATCGCAATCAAATGCAAATGATTTTTCAAGATCCCTTTTCCTCCCTTAATCCTCGGATGCGGGTAGGCTCTATTATCGAGGAACCGATGAAACTGCAATTAACATTGACGAAGGAACAACGAAAAGAGCGTGTGAAGGAGCTCTTACAAAAGGTAGGGCTACCTGAGGATGCCATGCATAAGTTTCCGCATGAATTTTCTGGTGGGCAGCGACAACGAATTGGTATTGCCCGAGCATTAGCGATACACCCAGAATTCATTATTGCTGATGAGCCGGTATCTGCTCTGGATGTGTCGGTGCAATCGCAAGTTCTTAATCTCATGATGGATTTACAAGATGAATTTCAATTAACTTATTTATTTATTTCACATGACTTAAGTGTTGTGAAGCATATTAGTGACCGTGTGGCAGTGCTGTATTTAGGAAGAGTTGTGGAGATTGGGACAAAGAAGGAGCTCTACGCCAATCCATTACATCCCTACACACAAGCATTGCTATCTGCTATACCAGTCGTTAATTTTGATGAGCCGAAACAAGAAATACTTTTACAAGGTGAATTACCAAGTCCAATGAATCCACCTGTTGGCTGTGTCTTTCATACCCGTTGTCCATTTGTGATGGAAAGATGTGATCAGGAAAGACCGATGCTTCAACATGAAAATGACCATCAACGAGTGGCTTGCTTTTTATATGATAAATAATCAGAAAATTAAATTTA
Encoded proteins:
- a CDS encoding ABC transporter ATP-binding protein; its protein translation is MMEKEVLLEINHLKAYFPVKRKSMKEEKKVIKAVDDISIEIFRGETLGIVGESGSGKSTFGRTILKLVEPTAGEVLYKGQPIQHLKGSKLQSYRNQMQMIFQDPFSSLNPRMRVGSIIEEPMKLQLTLTKEQRKERVKELLQKVGLPEDAMHKFPHEFSGGQRQRIGIARALAIHPEFIIADEPVSALDVSVQSQVLNLMMDLQDEFQLTYLFISHDLSVVKHISDRVAVLYLGRVVEIGTKKELYANPLHPYTQALLSAIPVVNFDEPKQEILLQGELPSPMNPPVGCVFHTRCPFVMERCDQERPMLQHENDHQRVACFLYDK